The Capsicum annuum cultivar UCD-10X-F1 chromosome 3, UCD10Xv1.1, whole genome shotgun sequence genomic sequence attttttttaaagggtGTGCGATACCCAACGATTCACTTAATATGGACGAGCACGTATCCACGACTCGTTCTGCTTAGTAATAATGCCAGTTCCTATGCTACATATAGAGGTCTTGTTTTGTTTTTTGATGATTAATTGTGAAGATAGCTGCCAGCTTGAATTGTTTTAAAGACTTTAAGTAACTTTGTTGTTCTGTGTATGAAATCAATGTACTTCCATATAGTAGTAAATCGGATCAACAGTTTACATGTTACTGTTCATAGTTACTTCAATTAACACTGGAGGTCCAGGAATTACCCATGTTGTTTAATACTTCAAGATGAGTAGCTTGGTTTAACATGAGCATTTTAGAAATCTCTGGGAGTACAGAAATATGTAGGATATTTGCTGCCATTCAAAGTCTTAAAGTAGTAGTAATTTACAAGAAATATGCTCTAGCAAGCATACAGCATTACACAAAAAAACAACCTTTAGCGGcaataaatatgcaatttaacAAAGAGTGTTAAAAGCATTAGTTAATTGTCATTGGATCTAATGTCGCTATAGACTTGGGGCATTTACAAAGAAAGTTAAAATGTAATTGTCACTAGTAAATGCCTCTACAAAAACATATTCAGCGGCAATTAAGCTAGTCGTTAATTAATTGCCGGCAAAGATCATATTTGATGTAGTGGTTCTTTATCAATCCGTGGTAGTTGAATTAAAGAACTGGTTCGTAATTTACTTGCTAGATTAACAACTGAATTGGTTGAAATAGTGGTATTGTAATCAGTGAGTCTATAATTCTTGTGTTAATATCATTTCATAGACATGACCCATGAGTGGTtccttttctctttagttttgtaAGCAATGTACTGAATTTTGCCTTGCTGTTTTTCCAATGCTTGAAAAGAAAGGGAGGAAAAAATAGTGCTGCAGAAAATTTGCTCTGCCTGGGGTGATTGTACATTCAATACACAATTTTTATATCATTCACTTCCTATTACTTAGGAAAATAAAGTCCTGTCCACCATATTCAGAGGACTAAACTTCAGTATTATACATGCATCTTAACCCTTTGTTTTGGAAAATTCACATTTCCCCAAATTTTCAGCAGGCACCAAGACTAGGCATACAACTACTAAAGCTCCTGTTTGATGGTCCTGCTCCTGGGCATATAAAGCAACAGtgcaaaaaaaatcaaattactcctaaaataaaatgtatatatttgaaaacaaatcacaataacaatttaaaatattttaaaaatatcaaaataaactcCGGTCAAAGAAATACTTGACTCgaagtatcacataaattgagatggaaggaatatatatttactttcttCATATGTTATCTTTATTCTTTTCGAAGTTATTCATCCAGGCCGATTAATTAATGCATTTTAAGTAATCTGATAGTTGTAGAACTTTACATATCAGGTAAGTAAATAATTTAACTTAAAACTAACATAGTTCTCGAATGTAAACTTTAGCCTAATACTCGTGCCGTCACAACAATAGTAGGTTGGAAATTCTTGcttaggaaaataaataaaagtggttGGAAATTTTCTTACGTTGACGTACAAGTCGGTCATTTAATAAAACGGAAAGAAAAAGCTATTAGAAGGACACTTCCTTTGCTTTCCCATTACGTCATATTGCACAACTCTTTATTTTCAATTCTCATACGACAAGTATTTAAGTATTAGATTCAACATTCATTTATATAATAATAGCAAAGATGGAGTTAGAAAGAATTGATTTTGATCCAAATGTATGGTGaaagtaaaactaattttgaaTGTACACTCTATATCTATACCTTCCATTAAATGATCGTTAATTGAAGAGTTGGTGATGATCTGTTGGTGGACAGAGAAGACCTGATCAACCTATGTTAATAATGTGGTCTTCATATTGTGTGCGACCACCGTCCCACAATATTCCACcttaattattagtattattacttTATGTATAATCCAAATTCCAAGGTGGATATATAGCATGGGCTTGAAAGCCTCTATCCAACTTTTTATGAGAGTGGAAAAAAGacttcaaattcataataacAAATTGGATGTTTACAAAGAGAATTGGAAGTAAGTAAATTGGGTTGTGGTTAAATGGTTACGATTGGGTTCAAAGTGCAAACCCCGAGCAATGGAAAAAAAACCGTCGCCTCAAAAATTGGTCAttcaatgtaataatttaaatttagtcGTGGGCCTAGAGAAAAAGTAAAGAAGAGTTCACAAACTTTAAACGTGAATATCGTCCCAATATTCTTTTGTAAATTACAAGTGCGGTCCTCTTTCGTAAGAGATTTTATTATGTGTCACATAACCAATATTACTTGTATGAGGCTGCTATGTTATTTCTTGACAAGTGGACACTTACTTATTTTaagcataaaataaatgaaaacaagTCATATATATTCCTCCAATCTATTGAATATGATACGTATATATCCTTCAGTTCGACGACACGCGTCACATGTTCTCATTCGAAGGAAATTAATTCATTTTTCCTAGGCAATGTATTTCCTACCCTGCCGATAAAATATTCTATGACTGGAGTCGGAAGGGAGTTTCGTCCAAGTGTCCTCATCCTAAAAAAATGTTTTGTGACCACATTGATTTTGGCTCGCCAAGAAATAGGCGTGACCAAAACTCGCTTCCGACTACTCCAGCCATCAAGGGCGGATCTAACATTGGGGGAGGGGGTTTCCGGGACCCCCCAAACATTTTCGTATATCTTGTACATATATTAAAAATCTattgaatatataaaaaaaacataagtAAGGAACCATTGACAAAGTTGTTAGTTGGCTTAGCTCCCAAGAAGGGACTTGAAGAAGTGCCTATGCTATATACTCAAGTTCGAATCCCCTTGGAATGactttttttttgatatattacTTATTTTATTCGGAACCCACGGGCTTAAAATCTTGGATCCGCCTCTGTCAGCCACATAACATTTCGCTGGTGGCTCGGGGGAGAAATTGCTAAGGAAAAATGGGTTAATTCCCTTACGACAAGGATATGTAGAGCGCACCATCTAACTGAAgggtatatacataccatttTCAGTAGTTTAGGGGTATATATATATCCACGGTTAGACAATAAGGGTATACATAATCCAAAAATATAACAGACGTACCATTTTCAATAATTCGAGGGTGTATATAATCAATTTCCGTAAAATAAAAAGACAATGTTAAATTCAATATAGTTTTTCCCtaaattcatttttctttttgaaaatgtGTTCAAATTTCCGCAACGTGATAATGTTAAAagaattttagtttttttctttccgGTACCGTTCTAAAACAGAAACACCCTTGAATTCactaaaaacaaatatccaatagaaaattatgataaacttttgatttaattaattatgtaattGCAGAGTATTCACCatcattataaataattaaatctatttatatatatttatgaattagCGATGGCTCGTGATCATGTAAGTATCTTTGcttataattttattcaattaaagtatGATATATACTTCTAACATTTATCAAAATAACGGATTTTCTAAAGCAActacaatttaatttttaataatagaaTTTCACACATACAATACTATGTTTGgggagttattttttattttttaaaagtacaaGACCAATAACATTTAAgaccaaaattttgaaaattaataatGATTATGTAGAAATTTTGTTCGTCCATATATAACAGGGACTAATGGTTACATAttaaacaacaacatactcaatatATCCACCACAAAGTAGAGTCGGGAGAAGATAACTCAATATATCCACCACAAAGTAGAGTCGGGAGAAGATAAGTATATGTAGGTTGTTTCACTCTTGACTAGAAGTAACGtagtaaaaaggaaaaatatatgtaatataaaagattaatattatcattaccaatttaccattattttaattgttaatttcaaatatatttctGGCTAAGAATTTTAATTATGGAAAGAATATATTGAGTTTAATgttgccttttttattttatgcttGAAACAAGTGTCCATTTGTAAAGAAAGTTGTTCCATCACGTACCATCATCTACAAACCGCTGCTAACATTAAAATTAAGAAAAGCATGGAGAGTTACGTTTTCTGGTGGGGCGTTGGGTGGGTGGGAAGCTGTAATTGCAGTCACAAAAAAACTAGTAATTGAAAACATAAGTGCACTGAGACGGTACAATTAGACAAAGCCAAAGTTATCTTTACAATTCAAGATAGAATCCACCCCAGATTTGAGTGGTTGATACGTCTTAATCTGAGGATAGACTTTGATATTTGACCCCATTTTCGTATTCCAACCCACTACCATTAGCATTAGCAGCAGCACATAATTTTGTCCTAGTCTCCACATAGTTTCCGGCCATAGAATCAAACAAAATGCCAGCGCCAATACCCACAGCCAAATCAATAGTGTAATGTCCCCTAGTGCTCAGCAACCTCACAACTTGCAATACATTCAAGGCGTCAAATACTCTAGCCAATTCCCACCTCTGCATGCGTTTCATATCCAGAGAAGCAATCACGGACGCAGCAACATGACCTGAGTAAAACAAGAAAAACGACACATTCCCTACTGGGAAATCGGCCCCTGACCCCAAGAAATCCTACAATTGCAAAAGCAATTGTTCAGTGCATTTATAAATACCATTCCCTACTCGTAGTTTATAATTGAATCGCCATGTTAAGATAAGCGCAGCACATGGAGGTTTAATGGTAGACAGTGACACTGTCAACTTTGTCAGAATCAAAGCGGGTGGTGCTACCTTAATGTTTACGTACATTAATGTGGAAGTACTAGCATGCTCAGAGAATTACAGTAACATTATTCATTCAGTCCAAACTAATTTGTTAGGCAGCTACTACTCTATTTATTAAGGGTACATAAATGACAGTTGGATACGTGACATTATGTGCAGTTGGGCATATGGTCGCcgcccaccccccccccccccctcccccccccacGCCGATTTaatgggaaaaaaagaaaaactcctACTGTATAGAGTAGTAGGCAGCATTTTCTCAGCATTGCCACttttgttaaataaaatatttcttaaagaCGAATTTTCGTTTTACTTTAAGTAATAGTAcgagataaattattattttcttttcatattattgttattattaaataGATACTTTTAAGAGACTAATagataaatttagatattcaaaatataattaataaaattgatctattaaaataaactattacgtacgaaaaatatttttttatgaggaGTGTCAAGTAAACATGATAAATTACATTGACATGATGTGGGTAAGATTTTACCGTTAATCATCTATATTTGGGTAAAATCTTATCCACTCGTGGTTACAACTAATTAATGTAATTTATCATGCTTAAATGATTGAATGAAGTAAAATACATGTTATTTAATGAATTTAAGTTTAATGCACCGTGGTGTATTTTCTTTACACTATCTGGTAACTATTATCTGTTGTAGTAGACCATTCATTTCTCaggtaaaaatatataaaactgaaTGACCTGCATGAATTATGATGgtgtaaaaagaaaataatataaaactgaATGACCTGCATGAATTATGATGGTGTAAAAAGAAAATGCACCGCCGGTGTATCAAACTTAAACTCTTATTTAATCAACTCTTATTTAATTATACTTAGCGAGATGAActctaaattcaaacaaatggctTGGGTAAATTTATTGCACGGTTAACTTGTGATCTACGCGAATAAAGTGGAACAGAACGCCTCTTTTAAGAGTTTAAGTTACATATATATTGTTACAAATAAGTCGTCTTAAAATATTAAAGACCTACTTTGCCTATTAAagtaatggaaaaaaaaaaaaaaaaaaaaaagtcattccTTTAAAACGgactaaactaaaaagaaaagtagataattttttttttttaaaatggccgagtattttgttttttaaaagaAGATAAGAGATATTACATGCAATGTCTGGTAAATGCAGCTACTATTGGTAAAGGTGATTTGCTATAATTAATCAAACTCTCTTTTTAAAGTGATAAAGCAAAAGGCATCTAGGTGTATTCATGGTGcgctaaaaaggaaaaaataaaacctacctctGGCAATGGCAATTGGGTAGCATACCCAAGAATCCCTCTAAACGTGAACATAAACAGCGCCGATATTGTCGCCCGAGGCCGTCCTTCTATTAAAAATGTCCACAAAATGTACGCCGTTTGCATCGCCACGAATACCTAAATTAAACCCAAAGTAGattcattaaaaaattaaattaacaaaaaaatcagaaaaaagaaTATGACGATAAAAATGTAGATCCAGTACACAACTAGATCGATAACACCAACACATATGCACCGATTGGTTTATTCGAAAATGTGTAATGTATTTTTGGGGGATCGATCGAACACAAGTGCGGCATTGAAAATGAAGAGTCCATGCAAATTAGATCTGTGATGTGAGTAGCTTACCGTGTTTAATCCAGCAAAAAGAGTATTGAGAGCAGGTCTAGCAGCAAGCAAACGATTAAGAGGAACAGTAACAATGAATCCCAGATCGAACGGCGGAGAAGAAGCTGGAATCATACGAAGTGTATATTCAACTCCCATGAAAAGCAACAATGAAGCAGCAAATACACACGGTATAGGATGGTACTTCACTACACCGAATACATCCTCAGCAGTCCACTTCATGAAATACGCATTGCCTAACCACCAACCCTTACCGTCCAACAATGAtgatttcttcttcatttctGTTCCGTTACCGTTCCCGTTCCGTTTGGTTTTCTGTTTTCCGTTAGTGTTGTTATGCCTTTTGATGAGAGCGATGGAAGAGCCGTTACGAGGAGGGAACGTGTCACCGTTCATCGGTGCCGGAGACGGTAACGGAGAAAAGCATGGTGAATTAGGGATTTGGTGTTGGTATTTATATGGGAATCAAAGTGACGGAGTTTACGAAGGTCATTGTCGTGTTTATGAGAGGGGGGAGAAAGGGGGTTGAGAGTTTTGGTTATCGTCACAGCCCACAGGTGTTTGAAATGCAGGATAATGGGGACACCTAATTGTGGACTAACGCCaaataaactttaattttataagaaagattaaaatatatattatcacttgatttttaatttataagtACTTTTTATTAACTATGGCTATTTTCGAAAATAGtaaattttgtatattattttctcCCATTCATCAACaggaatataataaatttaatacaaaTACTGTCGGACCATTTTTTCTCTCTCATATCAACAATATTTGTTCACTATTGActtgtcacataaattaaaaaacaacaaataatgctggtaacttttactatattatcagttgaatataataaatttgatgccttgaaaaataaatatataaataatatttgatagcaagagtaaaataaataaataatgataaattattcattaattttttcaaaatgaaCAAACACAACCGGACGGAAGAAGTAAAATAGTAGATAAAGAAAGATAaacaaagaaactaaaaaaatatatatataataaaatcattattttatttataatatagtaaaatcattatttatttattgaatattatttaaATACTGTGTTAAATCATACATGAGTAAAACATAATGATTAATAAAGTAGATTAAGAAACATGGGGCTTAGACTCTAAGTgataaaaagagttttaaaatgaagtgtgggtgatacaagtcttaattgagtggaggtgacaattactttattaagaattaaaaaagtaagaaaaatttgaaaataacccacaaatttttTAATGTACACTTTGATTCAATGTAAAatctaatataactagaaatggagggaaaaaaaggcacatttctctctcttctcatttactggagttttctctctcttcgtgatttttgttgttcattgttgttgttgctttattcatcatcttcttcattatcatcatcttattcttcattatcatctcttcttgttcatcatcatcttcttgctgttgaacattgttgttaccgctactattgctacttgatctaATTTTCTTAGgtaaattttattcgtatatcacttgggaattacttataggtgattttagtaagtaaaattataatttttagttgaatttctcatctgggtgtatctgctactgctgttttttcaacagtagataaaacatgtaacgtgaatccaacatatgagtaatctgctGCACAGatgagtaacctgttgcaacatattgactgatctgttgcaatatatgagtaatttgttgcaacatatataactaatctgttggatttgtattatagtgccgtaacatgaatccaacaaatgggtcatctgttgcaatagattagtcatatattgcaacagattactcacttgttataataaatgactcatatattggattcatgttgcagtttctatccattgtagcagtagcaaatataccaaataaaaaattcaacaaaaatcataattatacttacaaaatcacctatgaagtaatgtccaagtgatatacgaacaaaattttacctaaaaaaattctaaaaatttaaataaggGTACaatgaataagtgaaacacataaaaaatttcatgaaacgggtaaagaagacaaaaatagtgtatcatacatcaaatgtaAAAAGatcgaggggacaaacgtttgagttctcctaaaaatatttaagttccctagtattttaattgctttctaatggataacccatctattataacagattttctatctgtttgataatttccaacagatgaatcatctgttgcaacatatcagtcatctgttgattcaaattaagcaattattattaataactaaattgatttagctaaaatttaaaacaagtctttaagacaatgggacaaacatttgcgGTCtcttaaaaatgtttaagtttcctagtattttaattattttccaacaaatcacttatttgttgcaacaagttagtcatctgttgcaataaatgtttataacaggttagttatttgttgatttaaattaagcaattattaataataattaaattgatttaactaaaattgaagacaagaccttagacaagggggaaaacatttgagttctcctaaaaaatatttgagctttagtattttaaattgcttttcaacacatattttgtctatttagtaatttacaatagatgattcatatattgcaacaacttagtcatctgttgcaacagatgtctatatttgtttgataatttttaatagatgaattagttgttgcaacaagtgagtcatttgttgcaataggtgtctatatctgtttggtcattttcaataaatgtttttatttgtttggtcatttctaacagattactcatctgttgtaacatgttagtcatctattgattcacattaagtcattattagtaataactaaattgattactaaaataaaatatgaattaataagttcaattagagtttcaattaatctcatggtaattacacgatcaactaagtatgtcCGTCTttagtagagtgatcaattgaccaattttatttgaaatgattcaaattaagtcatcattagaaataactatattgatttaactaaaactaaagatgaattagtaagttcaattacgatttcaattaatttcatagtaattacataatcaattaagtgtttcgtactgaatagaatgattaattgacaaattttatgtgaaataattcaaattaaaccattattagaaataactatattgataaaaccaaaattaaagatgaattagaaagttcaattacgatttcaattaatctcaataattaaatcatcaattaagtgtttcatccttagtagaataatcaATTGAgccattttattttaaatgattcaaattaagccattattagtaataactatgttgatttaactaaaattaaacatgaattaatgagtcaattaatctcatcgtaattacatgattaactaagtgtattcatcctgagtagagtgatcaatcgatcaattttatttgaaataattcaaattaagatattattagtaataactaaattgatttaactaaaattaaagataaacttacaatttcaattaatctcatagtaattaaattatcaactaaatgtattcgtcatgattagaatgatcaattgaccaattttatttaaaatgaatcaaattaagccattattcagaataactaaattgataaaaccaaaattaaagatgaattgataagttcacttacaatttcaattatctcatagtaattacatgatcaactatgtgtattcgtctcgaggagagtgatcaatcgatcaattttatttcaaatgattcaaattaagtcattattagtaataaataaattgattttgactaaattaaagatgaattgataaatccacttacaatttcaattaatgtattcgtccttaatagaatgatcaattaataaattttatttaaaatgattcaaattaagcaattattagtaataactaaattgatttaaccaaAATTAAAAGACAAACCATTTTTGTCTCCAGTCTTTTTCTGATAGCTGTATGCAATTATATTTCGTTATGTGTCCTGATTCTCTCATGCGCTGTTTTGCTCTTTTTATGCACTCTCCTAAAGTGAACCACAACTTTTCCCAACTCAACAAATTTGAGGAATCAATCATAGCTGCTGATTATTACAAAAACTGAGATAGAAGAATTATAGAAAAGGATAAAAGAGAAAGTAGGTTGTTCTATGTATGTGTAAGTGTGACAAATTTCCTTTCATATCGTTGGGACGGTAACTTCTATAAGAACCTGTAAAATTAGTGTAACACGCAGGTAAAATGTTTAGGGGTTTTCTTGTGAACTTCCCGTCCTCCACCCTACAGTCTCTGTGATTTTACGCTTCAGGCATTTGCTTTGTACCAAATTTtgatgtaaaataaataatttagtagAACTTTGGCTATCCACTTTGAAATGTGATCACTCGGTCACAATGGAGATGTGCTAACTCATAAGAAAACAGCGAAACCAATAACAGCTTACCAAGATCAAACATAGCGGACTATTGTGACGGAGCAGCAACGACATGTGCCGtctaatcccacaagtgaggtatGGGGAGTAAGagcatgtgtgtgtgtgtgacagAGAGAAAGAGAAACTGACTTGCTTGAGCTCTTGATAATTACAGTGCCAAAGTTTAGTGCTTGAACAGAAACAACTTACAGGCAAAATTTCTGAGAGGTTGAACTGAAACCTTACTCTACCTATAATTATCAACATTTAGACTTTCTTTGAATCCTTCTTTAACTGAATCCTGATTTTCCAAACTGTCTCAGCTTCCAACTGGAGAAACCGCCAAACTTCTCACCACTGGCGTAAGAGGTGTATCCTAGATCTGAAAATCTACAGCTCCCCCCAAAAAATATAGCACAGGAGCATTTGATGGGAAACAGAGAGCCCACTGCGAACAACTACCTTGATGCTTGATCAAGACCAGTGGCAGCTGAGCTCATGCCAGGGGCAACACCATTTTCATTTGGAGGAGGTGTACCCCATTTACCTTCAGACTCTAGAGGCTCAAGCACATAAACTCCGCCATCGGTAAGTCCTATTGCGCATTGATTTGATTCAGATGGATGAGCAGCAATGACAACTGGATACACTCTGGAGCTGTCGAGATCATCATCAGGCAACTAGGAGACAAACATGAGTGAATATGAAACTAAACCTAGTTTTAGTCTATCGTTCCTGACACATACATACCTTGGGTTAGAAGGCAAATAGGCAGCAGGATTCACCCGACACCTCAGTTTGAGTGCTGCAGCAGTAAAGATACTCACACTTCCATCATCAAAACTTGCAAATATTGACTGGCTATCACACGAGTATGTCGCA encodes the following:
- the LOC107861960 gene encoding phosphatidylcholine:diacylglycerol cholinephosphotransferase 1, with product MNGDTFPPRNGSSIALIKRHNNTNGKQKTKRNGNGNGTEMKKKSSLLDGKGWWLGNAYFMKWTAEDVFGVVKYHPIPCVFAASLLLFMGVEYTLRMIPASSPPFDLGFIVTVPLNRLLAARPALNTLFAGLNTVFVAMQTAYILWTFLIEGRPRATISALFMFTFRGILGYATQLPLPEDFLGSGADFPVGNVSFFLFYSGHVAASVIASLDMKRMQRWELARVFDALNVLQVVRLLSTRGHYTIDLAVGIGAGILFDSMAGNYVETRTKLCAAANANGSGLEYENGVKYQSLSSD